TGCAGGAGTACTGGGTGGTGCCGACCGGGTGCCTCATCAAGGTGCCGGCCGCGCTGCCGGACGACCACGCCGCCGTGGTGGAGCCTCTCGCGATCGCGGTCCACGCCGTCACGCGCGCGAACGTGAAGCGGGACGACGCCGTCCTCGTCTTCGGCGGCGGGCCGATCGGCGCCCTGATCGCTTTGGTCTGCCGCCACCGCGGCGCCCGCGTCATCGTCTCGGAGGTCAACCCGTACCGCGTCGCGCTCCTCGAGGGCCTCGGCCTCGAGGTCGTCGGGCCCGGCGTGGACGTGGTCAAGTTCGCCAACGATTGGACGGGTGGCGACGGCGTGGACGTCGCCTTCGAGGTGACGGGGAATGCCGCCGCGGTCAGGCTGATGACGGACGCGGTGCGCGTCTGGGGCACCATCAGCGTGGTGGCCATCCACGCCGAGCCCATGGCGGTCAAGCTCTACCCGATGTTCGCCCGCGAGCTCACGATGCAGGGCACCCGACTCTACGCGCGCGCCGACTGGGAGGAAGCGATCCGCCTGGCGACATCGGGAGCCGTCCCCGTGGGGCCGCTGGTCAGCCACAAGATTCCGCTCGAAGGGCTCCAGGAAGGCATGGAACAGGCGCTCCGCGGCGGTCCCGTGATGAAGGTGCTGGTGGACCTGACCATCTGAACCGGGAGCGCGCTCGCGGTTGAGCGGCCCGGCCGTCTGGAGTAGACTCCCGCCATGCCGACAGCGAAGGTCAACGGGGTCAGCCTCTTCTACGAGGAGGTGGGCGAGGGGACGCCGCTCGTCTTCGTCCACGAGTTCGCGGGCGAGGCGCGGAGCTGGCACCTCCAGGTGCGCTTCTTCGCCCGCCGCTACCGCACCATCGCCTACAACGCGCGCGGTTACCCGCCGTCCGACGTGCCCGAGGACCCCAAGGCGTATTCCCAGGACCAGGCCGCGGACGACATCCGCGGCCTGCTCGACGCCCTCGGGATCCGGAAGGCGCACATCTGCGGGCTCAGCATGGGAGGCTACGCGACGCTTCACTTCGGGCTCCGCTATCCCGAGCGCGCGCTGTCTTTGGTGGTCGCTGGCGCGGGCTACGGCAGCGTGCCCGGCGAGCGCGAGAAATTCCGCCGGGACGTCGAGGAGACGGCGCGGCGCTTCGAGCGGGATGGCATGAAGGCGGTGGCCGAGTTCTACACGAAGGGCCCGACGCGCGTGCAGTTCAGAGACAAGGATCCCGCGGGCTGGCAGGAGTTCTACGACATGTTCTGCGCGCAGTCGGCGAAAGGCCACGCGCTCACCATGCGCGGCGTGCAGATGTCACGGCCGTCCGTCTACGAGCTCGAGGCCGGGATGGAGCGCATGACCGTGCCGACGCTCATCGTGACGGGCGACGAGGACGAGCCCTGCCTCGAGCCCGCGATCTTCATGAAGCGCAAGATCAGTTCCTCCGGCCTCGTGGTCATGCCCAAGGCCGGGCACACCGTCAACCTCGAGGACCCCGACGCGTTCAACCGGGCCGTCCTCGATTTCCTGACGGCGGTGGACGCCTCGCGCTGGCCGCTGCGCAATCCGGCTTCGGTCAGCGCCTCGGCCATCCTGCCGCCCGAACCCGCGAGACAAGGAGCGCCGTCACGATGAGCCTGCCCCTCGAGCCCTACACCGTCATCGACCTCACCCGCGCCCGGTCCGGGCCCACCTGCGTGCGCCAGCTGGCCGACATGGGCGCCCACGTGATCCAGATCTCGGCCCGCGAGGACACCGAGGGCGACTTCGTCCGGCGCGGCTTCGACTCGCTGAACCTCCACCGCAACAAGCGCTCGCTGACGCTCGACCTCAAGTCGCCGCGCGGGATCGACATCATCAAGCGCCTCGTCGCCAAGGCCGACGTGATCGTCGAGAACTTTCGCCCCGACGTCAAGCGCCGGCTCGGCATCGACTACGAGTCGCTGTCGAAGCTGAACCCGCGCCTCATCTACGGCAGCATCTCGGGCTTCGGCCAGACGGGCCCGTACCGCGACCGGCCCGGCTACGACCAGATCGCGCAGGGTATGGGCGGGCTCATGTCGGTGACGGGACTGCCGGGGCAGGGGCCGGTGCGCGTCGGTATCCCCGTCGCGGACCTGACGGCCGGGATCTTCCTGGCCCAGGGCATCCTCGGGGCGCTCATCGAGCGCGAGCGCTCGGGCAAGGGGCAGTGGGTGCACACCTCCCTGCTCGAGGCCATGGTCACCATGCTCGACTTCCAGGCCGCGCGCTGGCTCATCGACGGCGCTATCCCGCCACAGGCCGGTAACGACCACCCGACGGGCATCCCGACCGGCGTGTTCAAGACGTCGGACGGACACATCAACATCGCCGCCTCGGGCCAGCAGATGTTCCGCCGCCTCTGCGAGGCCCTCGGCACCGAGCCGCTGCTGGAGGACCCGCGCTTCAAGACGGCGTCCGAGCGCTCGAAGAACAGGAAGGCGCTGACGGTCGAGCTCGAGAAGGCGACGTCCCGCAAGACCGGCGCCGAGCTGGTTACACTGCTGAACGTCAAGGGGGTGCCCTCGGGTCCGATCCTCAACATCAAGGAGACCTTCGAGAACGAGCAGGTCCAGCACCTGGGGCTCGCGGTGCCCGTCAAGCACCACGCGCTGGGCGAGATGCGTCTCCAGCGGCCGCCCGTCACGCTGTCGCGCACGCCGGCCTCCGTGCGCACGGCGGCCCCTGACATCGGCGAGCACACCGACGAGATCCTGGGTGAGCTCGGCTTCTCCGCCGAGGACATCGCCGGGCTCCGCCGGGACAAGGTGGTGTAGGGCGATGGCCGAGCATTTTTCCCCGGCCGAGATCGCCGACCTGCTCGAGAGCGCCGCCGCCGCCATCCACGCGGAGGTCGAGGCGCTGCCGAAGGCGGTCCACGTCTGGCATCCGGAGCCCGACGAGTGGTCGATCAACGAGATCATCGGACACCTGATCGAGGCCGAGCGCCGTGGCTTCGCGGGGCGGATCAAGATTCTCCTCGCCTCGAAGGATCCCCAGCTCGAAGGGTGGGACCAGAACGAGGTCGCGCGGGGACGCCGCGACGACATGAAGGCGGCGGCCAAGCTCGTGGCGGAGCTCGAGCGGATGCGCGGCGAGAGCGTGACGATCGTGCGCGGGCTCAAGCCCGGCGAGCTCACGCGCGGCGGCCAGCACCCCAAGGTGGGCTGGCTGCGCGTGGAAGATCTCCTGCAGGAGTGGGTCCACCACGACCGGAACCACATCAAGCAGATCCTCTCCAACGTGCAGGCCTGGGCCTGGCCGCACATGGGGAACGCGCAGAAGTTCGTGGGCGAGTAAGCGCCCAAGCCGCCGACGGCCAGGCAGGCCCAGGCAGGCCCAGGCAAGTAAGGAGCAAGACGATGCACGAGCTCGACGCCGACGACGATTATTCCAGCAGCGGCGATCCCGAAGACCGCTCCATCGGCCCGGCCGTCTTCAACGACACCGTCGGCGTTCTGGCCCCCGCGGAGCCGGTGTGCCTGCGTGAGACCGCGACCGTCACCGAGGCCGCCCACCGTATGCTCCAGGCGCGCCAGGCAGCCGCGCTGATCGTGGACGCGGGGGGCAAGCTGACGGGCATCTTCACCGAGCGCGACCTGCTGACGCGCGTCATCGGGCGCGGGCTCGACCCCAAGGGCACGGCGCTCTCAGCCGTGATGACGCCGGACCCCGAGGTGCTGTCGCTCCGCGACCGCGTCGCCTACGCCGTACACTGCATGAGCGTGGCGGGCTACAGGACCGTGCCGCTGGTGGACGCCGACC
Above is a genomic segment from Candidatus Rokuibacteriota bacterium containing:
- a CDS encoding alpha/beta fold hydrolase codes for the protein MPTAKVNGVSLFYEEVGEGTPLVFVHEFAGEARSWHLQVRFFARRYRTIAYNARGYPPSDVPEDPKAYSQDQAADDIRGLLDALGIRKAHICGLSMGGYATLHFGLRYPERALSLVVAGAGYGSVPGEREKFRRDVEETARRFERDGMKAVAEFYTKGPTRVQFRDKDPAGWQEFYDMFCAQSAKGHALTMRGVQMSRPSVYELEAGMERMTVPTLIVTGDEDEPCLEPAIFMKRKISSSGLVVMPKAGHTVNLEDPDAFNRAVLDFLTAVDASRWPLRNPASVSASAILPPEPARQGAPSR
- a CDS encoding CBS domain-containing protein, translated to MHELDADDDYSSSGDPEDRSIGPAVFNDTVGVLAPAEPVCLRETATVTEAAHRMLQARQAAALIVDAGGKLTGIFTERDLLTRVIGRGLDPKGTALSAVMTPDPEVLSLRDRVAYAVHCMSVAGYRTVPLVDADRRPVGIVTVSDVIRWLANLFPTTVLNLPPGGDTLKRPGQLDSG
- a CDS encoding alcohol dehydrogenase catalytic domain-containing protein codes for the protein MRASFYEGAGRFRTGSAAVPAAGAGEALLKVRRVGICGTDLHIFQGHLDHRVPKGGIIGHETLAEVVEAPPGGGFAKGDRVVVEPLRVCNACRACRMGATWLCYKLKVLGVEMPGGMQEYWVVPTGCLIKVPAALPDDHAAVVEPLAIAVHAVTRANVKRDDAVLVFGGGPIGALIALVCRHRGARVIVSEVNPYRVALLEGLGLEVVGPGVDVVKFANDWTGGDGVDVAFEVTGNAAAVRLMTDAVRVWGTISVVAIHAEPMAVKLYPMFARELTMQGTRLYARADWEEAIRLATSGAVPVGPLVSHKIPLEGLQEGMEQALRGGPVMKVLVDLTI
- a CDS encoding CoA transferase, encoding MSLPLEPYTVIDLTRARSGPTCVRQLADMGAHVIQISAREDTEGDFVRRGFDSLNLHRNKRSLTLDLKSPRGIDIIKRLVAKADVIVENFRPDVKRRLGIDYESLSKLNPRLIYGSISGFGQTGPYRDRPGYDQIAQGMGGLMSVTGLPGQGPVRVGIPVADLTAGIFLAQGILGALIERERSGKGQWVHTSLLEAMVTMLDFQAARWLIDGAIPPQAGNDHPTGIPTGVFKTSDGHINIAASGQQMFRRLCEALGTEPLLEDPRFKTASERSKNRKALTVELEKATSRKTGAELVTLLNVKGVPSGPILNIKETFENEQVQHLGLAVPVKHHALGEMRLQRPPVTLSRTPASVRTAAPDIGEHTDEILGELGFSAEDIAGLRRDKVV
- a CDS encoding DinB family protein encodes the protein MAEHFSPAEIADLLESAAAAIHAEVEALPKAVHVWHPEPDEWSINEIIGHLIEAERRGFAGRIKILLASKDPQLEGWDQNEVARGRRDDMKAAAKLVAELERMRGESVTIVRGLKPGELTRGGQHPKVGWLRVEDLLQEWVHHDRNHIKQILSNVQAWAWPHMGNAQKFVGE